A part of Pseudomonas sp. MYb118 genomic DNA contains:
- a CDS encoding RNA polymerase sigma factor, producing the protein MNDLDEQLREIIPRLRRFAVSLTRNPSSADDLVQSCLERALSSWGDKRPEGDLRAWLFAILYRQFLDAHRRSHRYARMLEFFTGRDDSEPSAERTVLAQSTLEAFDQLSTEQRALLLWVSVEGLSYKEVAEILDVPTGTVMSRLSRARQALRQLSDGEITRPSLRRLK; encoded by the coding sequence ATGAACGATCTCGACGAACAACTACGGGAAATCATTCCCCGATTGCGCCGCTTTGCCGTGTCGTTGACGCGCAACCCCAGCAGCGCTGACGACCTGGTGCAGTCGTGCCTGGAGCGCGCGTTGTCCAGTTGGGGCGACAAACGCCCCGAGGGCGACTTGCGGGCCTGGCTGTTTGCGATTCTGTACCGGCAGTTTCTCGACGCGCATCGCCGTTCGCACCGTTATGCGCGGATGCTCGAATTTTTCACCGGACGCGACGACAGCGAGCCGTCGGCGGAGCGTACGGTGCTGGCTCAATCGACGCTTGAAGCGTTCGACCAGCTCAGTACCGAACAGCGCGCCCTGCTGCTCTGGGTATCGGTCGAGGGCCTGAGCTACAAGGAAGTCGCCGAGATCCTCGACGTGCCCACCGGCACCGTCATGTCGCGCCTGTCCCGTGCCCGCCAGGCCTTGCGCCAGCTCAGCGACGGTGAAATCACCCGCCCTTCCCTGCGGAGACTCAAATGA
- a CDS encoding ABC transporter permease, with protein sequence MSTLAALRQGRQGYLLSAPALALYVCLLVIPLLLTLVLSFNVFDYGTGIDSQAYTVDHYSSLLGDPYFYEIFLRTFWISALTTLLCVLIGVPEAYILSRMGAPWRSIFLVLILTPLLISVVVRAFGWSLLLGADGLVNQVLQALGGSPMKLLYTPFAVVIALVHVMLPFMIIPVWTSLQKLDPAAEQAALSLGASHFTVIRKVVLPQIMPGVLSGTLIVFGLAASSFAIPGLLGGRRIKMVATLIYDQYLSELNWPMGAAIAVALLLLNLLIMLSWNRMIEGRYKKSLG encoded by the coding sequence ATGAGTACGCTGGCCGCGCTGCGTCAGGGACGCCAGGGTTACCTGTTGTCGGCACCGGCACTGGCACTGTACGTGTGCCTGCTGGTGATCCCGCTGCTGCTGACCCTGGTGCTGTCGTTCAACGTGTTTGACTACGGCACCGGCATCGACAGCCAGGCCTACACCGTCGATCACTACAGCAGCCTGCTGGGTGATCCGTACTTCTACGAAATCTTCCTGCGCACGTTCTGGATCAGCGCCCTGACCACCCTGCTGTGCGTGCTGATCGGCGTGCCCGAGGCCTACATTCTCAGCCGCATGGGCGCGCCGTGGCGCTCGATCTTCCTGGTGCTGATCCTCACCCCGCTGCTGATTTCGGTGGTGGTGCGCGCCTTCGGCTGGAGCCTGTTGCTCGGTGCCGACGGCCTGGTCAACCAAGTCCTGCAAGCCCTCGGCGGCTCGCCGATGAAGCTGCTCTACACGCCCTTCGCGGTGGTCATCGCGCTGGTCCACGTGATGCTGCCGTTCATGATCATCCCGGTGTGGACCTCGCTGCAGAAGCTCGACCCCGCCGCCGAGCAGGCCGCGCTGTCGCTGGGGGCCAGCCACTTCACGGTGATTCGCAAGGTGGTGCTGCCGCAGATCATGCCTGGCGTGCTGTCCGGCACCCTGATCGTGTTCGGCCTGGCTGCCAGCTCGTTCGCGATTCCCGGCCTGCTCGGCGGGCGGCGGATCAAGATGGTCGCCACGCTGATCTACGACCAGTACCTGTCGGAACTCAACTGGCCGATGGGCGCGGCCATCGCCGTCGCGCTGCTGTTGCTCAACCTGCTGATCATGCTGTCGTGGAACCGCATGATCGAAGGCCGCTACAAGAAGTCACTGGGGTAA
- a CDS encoding ABC transporter ATP-binding protein: MAFVQLERLGKRYGDIDAVVATDLSVEKGEFVSLLGPSGCGKTTTLQMIAGFVEVTSGRILLDGRDITHAKPASRGLGVVFQSYALFPHMTVKDNVAFGLRMRKVANGELQQRVERVLKLVRLDQHAERYPRELSGGQRQRVALARALVIEPPVLLLDEPLSNLDANLREEMQFEIRRIQREVGITTLMVTHDQSEALSISDRVVVMQAGRITQIDAPYTLYEHPRTEFISGFVGKANLLPGTRDSAGVVEVRAGGELTLSLRPEKIDLCEAGAGRVQGRINSRFFLGSQWLYGVGTELGDISVVRRNDGSAPLGEGTAVGLDWDTTLLRVLSTDEVVA, from the coding sequence ATGGCTTTCGTGCAACTTGAACGACTTGGCAAACGCTATGGCGACATCGACGCCGTGGTGGCCACCGATCTCTCGGTCGAAAAAGGCGAATTCGTGTCCCTGCTCGGCCCCTCCGGCTGCGGCAAGACAACGACCCTGCAAATGATCGCCGGCTTCGTCGAAGTCACCAGCGGGCGCATCCTGCTCGACGGTCGCGACATCACCCACGCCAAACCCGCCAGCCGTGGCCTGGGCGTGGTGTTCCAGAGTTACGCGCTGTTCCCGCACATGACCGTCAAGGACAACGTCGCCTTCGGCCTGCGCATGCGCAAGGTGGCCAACGGCGAGTTGCAGCAACGCGTCGAGCGGGTGCTCAAACTGGTGCGCCTGGACCAGCATGCCGAGCGTTACCCACGGGAATTGTCCGGCGGCCAGCGCCAGCGCGTGGCCCTGGCCCGGGCCCTGGTGATCGAGCCGCCGGTGCTGCTGCTCGACGAGCCGCTGTCCAACCTCGACGCCAACCTGCGCGAAGAGATGCAATTCGAAATCCGCCGTATCCAGCGTGAAGTCGGCATCACCACGCTGATGGTCACCCACGACCAGTCGGAAGCGCTGTCCATCAGCGACCGCGTGGTGGTGATGCAGGCCGGGCGCATCACCCAGATCGACGCGCCCTACACCCTCTACGAACACCCGCGCACCGAGTTCATTTCCGGCTTTGTCGGCAAGGCCAACCTGCTGCCCGGCACGCGTGACAGCGCCGGTGTGGTCGAGGTCCGCGCCGGTGGCGAGCTGACCCTGAGCCTGCGCCCGGAAAAGATCGACCTGTGCGAGGCCGGTGCCGGTCGTGTACAGGGCCGCATCAATAGCCGCTTCTTTCTCGGCAGCCAATGGCTGTACGGCGTCGGCACCGAGCTGGGCGACATCAGCGTAGTGCGTCGCAACGACGGCTCCGCGCCGCTGGGCGAAGGCACCGCGGTCGGCCTGGACTGGGACACAACGCTGCTGCGGGTGCTGAGCACCGACGAGGTGGTGGCATGA
- a CDS encoding cytochrome b — MSAQPNHFAPLARLLHWLMALMIIAMLFIGAGMVASVSERHEWLIHLHKPLGVAILLLVIVRLIVRFSTRQPPLPADLPGWQVLAAKASHVLLYALMLVLPLLGWAMISASGEPVMLSSSLQLPSIVPANAQLFAFLRKAHGYLAYLLFLTVLLHLAAALFHGWVRRDDVLDSMLRGKDRG; from the coding sequence ATGAGCGCCCAACCGAACCACTTCGCCCCGCTGGCGCGGCTGCTGCACTGGCTGATGGCGCTGATGATCATCGCCATGCTGTTTATCGGCGCCGGCATGGTCGCGTCCGTGTCCGAGCGTCATGAGTGGCTGATTCATCTGCACAAGCCCCTGGGGGTCGCCATCCTGCTGTTGGTGATCGTGCGCCTGATCGTGCGCTTCTCCACCCGGCAACCACCACTGCCGGCCGACCTGCCCGGTTGGCAAGTGCTGGCGGCCAAGGCTTCGCATGTCCTGTTGTACGCCCTGATGCTGGTGTTGCCGTTGCTGGGCTGGGCGATGATTTCGGCCTCGGGCGAGCCGGTGATGCTCAGCAGCTCGTTGCAATTGCCTTCGATCGTACCGGCCAATGCACAGCTGTTCGCCTTCCTGCGCAAGGCCCACGGCTATCTGGCATACCTGCTGTTCCTGACCGTGCTGCTGCACCTGGCGGCGGCGCTGTTTCATGGCTGGGTACGGCGCGATGACGTGCTGGACAGCATGTTGCGGGGCA
- a CDS encoding anti-sigma factor yields the protein MISMPPSERDLHAYIDHQLGEDDRRLVETFLAGNPAVAAQVRAWQQDAQQLRAALGGALQQPANPALDPALIRQRLKRQSRRYLASAAVLLIAVSIGGFSGWKAREITILSAAQPMGDAMQAYRLFAQQGMLPADYKVSDTGDIQGWLDRYFIQANRLPDLSHAGFSPVSGRLLSTEQGPAAMVVYEDRGGNKVSFYVRPPGPKNFMLPRGSRTDGELQAEYWSGGGYNYAMVSPNDTEAARMLRQTVNF from the coding sequence ATGATCAGCATGCCCCCGAGCGAACGCGACCTGCACGCGTACATCGACCACCAGCTCGGTGAAGACGACCGCCGCCTGGTGGAGACCTTTCTCGCCGGCAACCCGGCCGTGGCCGCACAAGTACGCGCCTGGCAACAGGACGCCCAGCAACTGCGCGCCGCCCTCGGCGGGGCCTTGCAGCAACCGGCCAACCCGGCACTCGACCCGGCACTCATCCGCCAGCGCCTCAAGCGCCAGTCGCGGCGCTATCTGGCCAGCGCGGCGGTGCTGTTGATCGCCGTGAGCATCGGTGGTTTCAGCGGTTGGAAGGCCCGGGAGATCACCATCCTCAGCGCCGCCCAGCCGATGGGCGATGCGATGCAGGCTTACCGCCTGTTTGCCCAGCAAGGCATGCTGCCAGCGGACTACAAAGTCAGCGACACGGGCGACATACAGGGCTGGCTCGACCGCTATTTCATCCAGGCCAATCGCCTGCCCGACCTTTCGCACGCGGGGTTCAGCCCGGTCAGCGGGCGCCTGCTCAGCACCGAACAGGGGCCGGCGGCGATGGTGGTGTACGAGGATCGCGGCGGCAACAAGGTCAGCTTCTACGTGCGTCCGCCGGGGCCGAAGAATTTCATGTTGCCGCGGGGCAGCCGCACGGACGGCGAGTTGCAGGCCGAGTACTGGTCGGGGGGTGGCTACAACTACGCGATGGTCAGCCCGAACGATACGGAAGCGGCGCGGATGTTGAGGCAGACGGTGAACTTCTGA
- a CDS encoding catalase family peroxidase yields MVDRSSPPLSGASRVLRLAAIAVVVGAVAGAFAYVNGTFDPQRLTPKKLINVLETNNGMHPGFRRNHAKGVCVIGHFESSGEARSYSTAQVFNDARTPVVGRFALPPGNPYAPDSAVPIRSLALRFTQANGQQWRTGMNSMPVFPVGTPEAFYQFQQALSPLPATGKPDPAAAPAFFASHPEAAPFLAWVKTAKPSASYVTETYNSVNAFYLVNASGQKQAVRWNMVPVAKDAPGATAPEGGDFLEKDLVQRIATGPLRWQLLITLANPGDPTNDASKPWPEGRKVINAGTLVLESTQPQLDGECRDINYDPLVLPAGIEGSDDPLLAARSAAYATSYLRRTSEVSQLPAAKQEAHQ; encoded by the coding sequence ATGGTAGATCGCTCATCACCGCCCTTGAGCGGCGCGAGCCGGGTGTTGCGCCTGGCCGCTATCGCCGTGGTGGTTGGCGCCGTCGCCGGGGCTTTTGCCTACGTCAACGGCACCTTCGACCCACAACGCCTGACGCCGAAGAAACTGATCAACGTGCTGGAAACCAACAACGGCATGCACCCGGGGTTTCGTCGCAACCACGCCAAAGGTGTGTGCGTGATCGGCCATTTCGAAAGCAGCGGCGAGGCCCGCAGCTACTCCACCGCGCAGGTGTTCAACGACGCCCGCACCCCGGTGGTCGGGCGTTTCGCCTTGCCGCCCGGCAACCCTTACGCACCGGACAGCGCCGTGCCGATTCGAAGCCTGGCGTTGCGCTTCACCCAGGCCAACGGCCAGCAGTGGCGCACCGGGATGAACAGCATGCCGGTGTTCCCGGTGGGCACGCCCGAAGCGTTTTACCAGTTCCAGCAGGCGCTGTCGCCGCTACCCGCCACCGGCAAACCGGACCCCGCCGCTGCGCCGGCATTCTTCGCCTCGCACCCGGAAGCCGCGCCATTTCTGGCCTGGGTGAAAACCGCCAAGCCATCGGCCAGCTACGTGACAGAAACCTACAACAGCGTCAACGCGTTTTACCTGGTCAACGCCAGCGGGCAGAAGCAGGCGGTGCGCTGGAACATGGTGCCGGTGGCCAAGGACGCGCCGGGCGCGACGGCGCCCGAGGGCGGTGATTTTCTCGAGAAGGACCTGGTGCAACGCATCGCCACCGGCCCGTTGCGTTGGCAGTTGCTGATCACCCTGGCCAACCCCGGTGACCCCACCAACGACGCCAGCAAGCCCTGGCCCGAAGGGCGCAAGGTGATCAACGCCGGCACCCTGGTCCTGGAAAGCACCCAGCCGCAGCTCGATGGCGAATGCCGCGACATCAACTACGACCCGCTGGTGCTGCCCGCCGGCATCGAGGGTTCCGACGACCCGCTGCTGGCCGCGCGCTCCGCTGCCTACGCCACGTCCTACCTGCGCCGCACCAGTGAAGTCAGCCAATTGCCCGCCGCCAAACAGGAGGCTCACCAATGA
- a CDS encoding IclR family transcriptional regulator — translation MTDSTERNEIKNEVGVGAVSRLFAVLRTLGDTVEGGERVTQLAQRIGLSQPTTHRLLRSLMDEGMVEQDGRSKRYRLSLEFFALAARAGNTGNLRELVRPSLLRLSASLGDSLFLLARSGFDAICLDRSEGPFPIRTFTGDIGGRVALGVGQGSLAILAFLPEEERDTVIRYNLPRLKDFHLYDEVFLRAEVENVRALGYAGRNTGVLQGMAGLAVPILDREGRAVAALSVATITDRLGPDRLPTVVEMLKREAALIGPRINPFDPLLRRPSQVFGQG, via the coding sequence ATGACTGATTCCACTGAGCGGAATGAAATCAAAAATGAAGTCGGTGTCGGTGCGGTCTCCAGATTGTTTGCCGTGCTGCGTACCCTCGGTGACACCGTCGAGGGCGGCGAGCGTGTGACGCAACTGGCCCAGCGCATCGGCCTGTCGCAGCCGACCACCCACCGCCTGCTGCGCAGCCTGATGGACGAGGGCATGGTCGAGCAGGACGGGCGCAGCAAGCGTTATCGCCTGAGCCTGGAGTTCTTCGCGCTGGCCGCCCGAGCGGGCAATACCGGCAACCTGCGCGAGCTGGTGCGGCCCTCGTTGCTCAGGCTTTCCGCTTCGTTGGGCGATTCGTTGTTTCTGCTGGCGCGCAGTGGTTTTGATGCGATCTGCCTGGACCGCAGTGAAGGGCCGTTTCCGATCCGCACCTTCACCGGCGACATCGGCGGGCGCGTGGCGTTGGGTGTTGGCCAGGGCAGCCTGGCGATCCTGGCGTTCCTGCCGGAAGAAGAGCGCGACACGGTGATCCGCTACAACCTGCCGCGGCTCAAGGACTTTCATCTGTACGACGAAGTGTTCCTGCGCGCCGAAGTCGAGAACGTGCGGGCCTTGGGCTACGCCGGGCGCAACACCGGCGTGCTGCAAGGCATGGCCGGGTTGGCGGTGCCGATCCTCGATCGCGAGGGGCGGGCGGTGGCGGCGCTGAGTGTCGCGACCATCACCGATCGCCTGGGCCCGGATCGCCTGCCCACCGTGGTGGAGATGCTCAAGCGCGAAGCGGCGCTGATCGGGCCGCGGATCAATCCGTTCGATCCGTTGCTGCGAAGGCCTTCGCAGGTGTTTGGGCAGGGGTGA